The following coding sequences are from one Synechococcus sp. HK05 window:
- a CDS encoding trans-aconitate 2-methyltransferase: MDFFAQQWASYRAVVEHDLMEHQAVAAATAAALEGWLTAREAGALAPRMVDLGCGDLALLAPLLRRLPLGAYTGLDLTAQVLPLAQQALGDVPYPCQWIEGDLLRWANEASDNGEEPVDILHSAFAIHHLSDREKHTLLESLRSRIAPGGLFIWVDVFREAGESRDAYVQRYLQRIAAGWPQLSPEQRDHVSQHLATYDNPADRSAIEAAAKAAGWHWRWAWTGAHRAEAMAVLTPA; this comes from the coding sequence ATGGATTTCTTCGCTCAGCAGTGGGCCTCCTACCGGGCCGTGGTGGAACACGATCTGATGGAGCATCAGGCCGTGGCCGCCGCCACCGCTGCGGCTCTGGAGGGCTGGCTCACAGCCCGCGAAGCGGGGGCTCTCGCCCCGCGGATGGTGGATCTGGGCTGCGGCGATCTGGCCCTGCTGGCTCCGCTGCTGCGCCGCCTGCCCCTGGGGGCCTACACCGGCCTGGATCTCACAGCCCAGGTGTTGCCCCTGGCGCAGCAAGCACTGGGAGACGTGCCCTACCCATGCCAGTGGATCGAAGGCGATCTGCTGCGCTGGGCAAACGAGGCGTCGGACAACGGCGAAGAACCGGTCGACATCCTTCACTCCGCCTTCGCCATCCATCACCTCAGCGACAGAGAGAAACACACGCTGCTCGAGAGCCTGCGCAGCCGGATCGCCCCGGGGGGCCTATTCATCTGGGTGGATGTGTTCCGCGAGGCCGGCGAAAGCCGAGACGCTTATGTGCAGCGGTACCTGCAGCGCATCGCCGCGGGCTGGCCACAGCTTTCGCCTGAGCAGCGCGACCACGTGAGCCAACACCTAGCCACTTACGACAATCCAGCCGATCGCTCTGCGATTGAGGCCGCAGCCAAGGCCGCCGGATGGCATTGGCGTTGGGCGTGGACTGGGGCGCACCGCGCAGAGGCGATGGCGGTACTCACCCCAGCCTGA
- a CDS encoding aldo/keto reductase — MSPLLSPPALGLGTWKSSPGEVGVAVRTALELGYRHIDCASIYGNEAEIGQALAGAFRDGVVKRDQLWITSKLWNDCHAPEEVRPALLRSLSSLQLEQLDLYLIHWPVVHRHGVVMPEQAADQIPLEQLPLSQTWGAMEALVEEGLVRQIGVSNCSAAKLQGLLHTSRLRPAMNQVERHPWLQQNALLQLCQQEGIGLTAYSPLGSPSAPGQAPLLADPTITAIAASHDATPAQVLLAWGIGTGTAVIPKSVQRDRLASNLAATQLQLSPEELQQIASLDRGHRFVDGSFWELPGGPYRHAELWDETA, encoded by the coding sequence ATGTCCCCGCTGCTCAGCCCGCCCGCCCTGGGCCTCGGCACCTGGAAATCCAGCCCCGGCGAGGTGGGTGTGGCCGTGCGCACCGCCCTGGAACTGGGCTACCGCCATATCGACTGCGCTTCGATCTACGGCAATGAAGCCGAAATCGGCCAGGCCCTGGCGGGTGCCTTCCGCGATGGGGTGGTGAAGCGCGATCAGCTATGGATCACCTCAAAGCTCTGGAACGACTGCCACGCGCCCGAGGAGGTGCGGCCGGCATTGCTGCGCAGCCTCAGCTCTCTGCAGCTCGAGCAGCTCGACCTTTATTTGATCCATTGGCCCGTGGTGCACCGCCATGGCGTGGTGATGCCGGAGCAAGCCGCCGATCAGATCCCCCTGGAGCAGCTGCCGCTCAGCCAAACCTGGGGTGCGATGGAAGCGCTGGTGGAGGAAGGCCTGGTGCGCCAAATCGGCGTGTCGAATTGCAGCGCCGCCAAGTTGCAGGGTCTGCTGCACACCAGCCGGCTGCGCCCGGCGATGAACCAGGTGGAGCGCCATCCCTGGCTGCAGCAGAACGCGCTGCTGCAGCTCTGCCAGCAGGAGGGCATCGGGCTCACGGCCTACTCCCCCCTGGGCTCCCCCAGTGCACCGGGCCAGGCGCCGCTGCTGGCCGATCCCACCATCACCGCCATCGCTGCAAGCCACGACGCCACACCAGCTCAGGTGCTGCTGGCCTGGGGGATCGGCACCGGCACGGCCGTAATTCCCAAATCAGTGCAGCGCGATCGCCTGGCCAGCAACCTGGCCGCCACCCAACTGCAGCTCAGCCCCGAGGAGCTGCAGCAGATCGCCAGCCTCGATCGCGGCCATCGCTTCGTGGATGGCAGCTTCTGGGAACTGCCCGGCGGCCCCTATCGCCACGCCGAGTTGTGGGACGAAACCGCCTGA
- a CDS encoding FAD-dependent oxidoreductase: MLNVLVVGAGLSGLIAARRLQQQGLRVRVLEARGRVGGRMVSHTLADGSVVDLGGQWGGSPHHRFAALLEELGLSRYPSHYAGEGVFCWQGRRVQAPLAERFEASLLFFEPGALGLAPEALAATQALQQRFAALVAQINPQQPWLTPHAEQLDRLSVAAWAAQHSPLPVARLPLDWLCRVGGSGGFEPWESSILHLAWTQAVAPQAETPEAWLVRGGAGGVAQRLARELEASSPGCLQLNAAVQAIEQSSGATTVRAEGLSPLQAQAVIVAVPPPLRQAIRFDPPLPPAHQALLQRTAMGGMTKILARYSRPFWREQGLNGLGIGDLPWLELTADSAPPEGQPAVLASFVAGERALALAALPAAQRRTLILRDLVAYWGPAAGDPLELVEQAWNSETWSGGAFTSFPAPGSWTSHARLAAGLEGGPRPASHGRVLWAGTEASPRWPGYFEGAIEAGEQAAAAAAQHCTASHQR, from the coding sequence GTGCTGAATGTGCTGGTGGTGGGTGCCGGCCTCTCAGGCCTGATCGCGGCGCGGCGGTTGCAGCAGCAGGGACTCCGGGTGCGGGTGCTGGAAGCCCGGGGCCGAGTGGGCGGGCGGATGGTGAGCCACACCCTGGCCGATGGATCCGTGGTGGATCTGGGCGGCCAATGGGGCGGCAGCCCGCACCACCGATTCGCGGCGCTGCTGGAGGAACTCGGGCTCAGCCGCTATCCGAGCCACTACGCCGGCGAGGGGGTGTTCTGCTGGCAGGGGCGGCGGGTGCAGGCCCCCCTGGCCGAGCGGTTTGAAGCGAGCCTGCTGTTCTTTGAACCCGGCGCCCTAGGGCTAGCCCCGGAGGCGCTGGCAGCCACCCAGGCGCTGCAGCAGCGCTTCGCCGCGCTGGTGGCCCAGATCAACCCACAGCAGCCCTGGCTCACGCCCCACGCCGAACAGCTCGATCGGCTCAGCGTGGCGGCCTGGGCTGCTCAGCACAGCCCCTTGCCCGTTGCCAGGCTTCCGCTCGACTGGCTCTGCCGGGTTGGAGGCTCAGGCGGCTTCGAACCCTGGGAAAGCTCGATCCTTCACCTGGCCTGGACCCAGGCCGTGGCACCCCAGGCAGAAACGCCCGAAGCCTGGCTAGTGCGCGGCGGCGCCGGCGGGGTAGCCCAGCGCCTGGCCCGCGAGCTGGAGGCCAGCAGCCCCGGCTGCCTGCAGCTGAATGCAGCAGTGCAGGCGATCGAGCAGAGCAGCGGAGCGACCACGGTGCGGGCGGAAGGACTCAGCCCACTGCAGGCGCAGGCGGTGATCGTGGCCGTGCCGCCACCGCTGCGGCAGGCGATCCGCTTCGATCCACCCCTACCGCCCGCCCATCAGGCCCTGCTGCAGCGCACGGCCATGGGCGGCATGACCAAGATCCTGGCCCGCTACAGCCGGCCCTTCTGGCGCGAGCAGGGGCTCAACGGCCTGGGCATCGGCGATCTGCCCTGGCTGGAGCTCACCGCCGATAGCGCTCCACCGGAGGGCCAGCCAGCCGTGCTGGCCAGCTTCGTGGCCGGCGAACGGGCCCTGGCCCTGGCGGCCCTGCCGGCCGCACAGCGGCGAACCCTGATCCTGCGTGATCTGGTGGCCTACTGGGGGCCAGCCGCCGGCGACCCCCTGGAACTGGTGGAGCAGGCCTGGAACAGCGAAACCTGGAGCGGCGGCGCCTTCACCAGCTTTCCCGCCCCCGGCAGCTGGACCAGCCATGCCCGCCTGGCCGCGGGCCTTGAAGGCGGACCCAGGCCCGCCAGCCATGGGCGGGTTCTGTGGGCGGGCACGGAGGCGTCACCGCGCTGGCCGGGCTATTTCGAAGGCGCCATCGAAGCCGGCGAACAGGCGGCTGCTGCTGCCGCGCAGCACTGCACCGCAAGCCATCAGCGCTGA
- a CDS encoding DUF1543 domain-containing protein, with amino-acid sequence MSTPTTNTPMLFLVVLGGRTATSLIELHDVRFVAGRTIDDTIPELRRQWFGKREGLHLDSFMAVRAIDGWAVSLVREAPAPRTERLWFVNLGAYRPDALAELHQFGLVVARSSQAAKAAAKRQWLQGALQQHKDDLCAVDDCLAIEQLELLGGERWHVQLDPHPEGFSQPQQPDWFGYRRIDRC; translated from the coding sequence ATGAGCACGCCAACCACGAACACGCCCATGTTGTTTCTGGTGGTGCTGGGCGGCCGCACCGCCACCAGCCTGATCGAGCTGCACGATGTGCGCTTCGTGGCCGGCCGCACGATCGACGACACGATCCCGGAGTTGCGGCGCCAGTGGTTTGGGAAGCGTGAGGGCCTGCACCTGGACAGCTTCATGGCGGTGCGGGCGATCGATGGCTGGGCGGTGAGCCTCGTGCGCGAGGCGCCCGCTCCCAGGACTGAGCGCCTCTGGTTTGTGAACCTGGGCGCTTACCGCCCCGATGCCCTGGCGGAGCTGCACCAGTTCGGCCTGGTGGTGGCCCGCTCCTCCCAGGCGGCCAAGGCCGCCGCCAAGCGGCAGTGGCTGCAGGGCGCGCTGCAGCAGCACAAGGATGATCTCTGCGCGGTGGACGACTGCCTGGCGATCGAGCAGCTGGAACTGCTGGGTGGTGAGCGCTGGCATGTGCAGCTCGATCCCCATCCCGAGGGCTTCAGCCAGCCGCAGCAGCCGGATTGGTTCGGCTACCGCCGGATCGATCGCTGCTGA
- a CDS encoding metallophosphoesterase, whose product MPLRRRQLLQLTAAGAAGGGLSWLGLQQAPSAAAPSAGPDLRLGLISDLNSSYGSTTYIPQVSQGLQQLLALQPALVVCAGDMVAGQKPGLSAAQLDAMWEGFARTVLSPVRQAGRPFLPAVGNHDGSPAFEADRAAVRRFWTPRRQALGLRFVDVGDFPFHYSALQNDVFVLVWDASSGRIPASQLSWARQQLASPEARQARLRLVVGHLPLVGVSQGRDRAGEVLDQAAAVQSLLEQGRVQAYISGHQHAWFPARRGQLDLIHLGAMGSGPRRLLQGAIPPQQTYTTLDINWQDNSLVETTYAVASGQPVAWSRLPATLMGRAGGLNRNAQQRSIRR is encoded by the coding sequence ATGCCTCTGCGCCGCCGCCAGCTGCTGCAGCTCACCGCCGCAGGCGCGGCAGGCGGCGGACTGAGCTGGCTGGGCCTGCAGCAGGCACCATCGGCCGCCGCCCCAAGCGCCGGCCCCGATCTACGCCTAGGCCTGATCAGCGACCTCAACAGCAGTTACGGCTCCACCACCTACATCCCCCAGGTGAGCCAGGGCCTCCAGCAGCTGCTGGCCCTGCAACCGGCGCTGGTGGTGTGCGCAGGCGACATGGTGGCCGGCCAGAAACCAGGCCTCAGCGCCGCCCAGCTCGATGCGATGTGGGAGGGCTTCGCCCGCACGGTGCTGTCGCCGGTGCGTCAGGCCGGCCGCCCATTTCTGCCGGCCGTCGGCAACCACGACGGCTCGCCCGCCTTCGAGGCGGATCGCGCCGCGGTGCGGCGCTTCTGGACGCCCCGGCGTCAGGCCCTCGGCCTGCGCTTCGTGGATGTGGGCGATTTCCCCTTCCACTACAGCGCTCTGCAAAACGACGTGTTCGTTCTCGTGTGGGATGCCAGCTCCGGCCGCATCCCCGCCAGCCAGCTGAGCTGGGCCCGCCAGCAGCTGGCCAGCCCGGAAGCGCGCCAGGCACGGCTGCGGCTGGTGGTGGGCCACCTGCCCCTGGTGGGCGTGAGCCAGGGCCGCGATCGCGCCGGTGAGGTGCTCGATCAGGCCGCAGCCGTGCAGAGCCTGCTGGAGCAGGGCCGCGTGCAGGCCTACATCAGCGGCCACCAGCACGCCTGGTTCCCGGCCCGCCGCGGCCAGCTCGATCTGATCCATCTGGGGGCCATGGGCAGCGGCCCCAGACGCCTACTCCAAGGAGCGATACCACCCCAGCAGACCTACACCACCCTCGACATCAACTGGCAAGACAACTCCCTGGTGGAGACCACCTATGCCGTGGCCAGCGGCCAGCCCGTGGCCTGGAGCCGCCTACCCGCCACCCTGATGGGCCGCGCTGGCGGCCTCAACCGCAACGCTCAGCAGCGATCGATCCGGCGGTAG
- the mtnA gene encoding S-methyl-5-thioribose-1-phosphate isomerase produces the protein MKIDGKAWRTIWLEPDGRSIGVIDQIQLPHRFTTRTLRSCDEAAEAIRTMVVRGAPLIGVTGAYGLMLALQVDPSDAALAVAFELLNATRPTAVNLRWALERVRDRVAPLPPEQRAEAAKLEAAAIADEDVAMCEAIGNHGLAIFQQLAAARPAERQGQPFNVLTHCNAGWLATVDWGTALAPIYKAHRAGLNIHVWVDETRPRNQGASLTAYELGREGVPHTVIVDNAGGHLMQHGQVDAVIVGTDRTTRRGDVCNKIGTYLKALAAHDNSVPFYVALPASTIDWTIDDGVAEIPIEARDAREVTHIQGRTAAGELAVVQLTPDGSEGFNPAFDVTPARLVTALITERGVAPASEDGLRNLYA, from the coding sequence ATGAAGATCGACGGCAAGGCCTGGCGCACCATCTGGCTCGAGCCCGATGGCCGCTCGATCGGGGTGATCGATCAGATCCAGTTGCCGCATCGCTTCACCACCCGCACGCTGCGCAGCTGCGATGAAGCGGCGGAGGCCATTCGCACGATGGTGGTGCGCGGTGCACCACTGATCGGAGTGACCGGTGCCTACGGCTTGATGTTGGCGCTGCAGGTGGATCCGAGCGATGCGGCGTTGGCCGTGGCGTTTGAGCTGCTCAATGCCACGCGCCCCACGGCGGTGAACCTGCGCTGGGCGCTGGAGCGGGTGCGCGATCGCGTGGCGCCGCTGCCGCCGGAGCAGCGGGCTGAGGCGGCGAAGCTGGAGGCCGCGGCGATCGCCGATGAAGACGTGGCCATGTGCGAGGCCATCGGCAACCACGGGCTGGCGATTTTTCAGCAACTCGCCGCCGCGCGGCCGGCTGAACGCCAAGGGCAGCCGTTCAACGTGCTCACCCACTGCAATGCGGGCTGGCTGGCCACGGTGGATTGGGGTACGGCCCTGGCGCCGATTTACAAAGCCCACCGCGCCGGCCTCAACATCCATGTGTGGGTGGATGAAACCCGCCCGCGCAACCAGGGCGCTTCGCTCACGGCCTATGAGCTCGGCCGAGAGGGCGTGCCCCACACCGTGATCGTGGACAACGCCGGCGGCCATCTGATGCAGCACGGTCAGGTGGATGCCGTGATCGTGGGCACCGACCGCACCACCCGCCGCGGCGATGTGTGCAACAAGATCGGCACCTACCTCAAGGCCCTCGCCGCCCACGACAACAGCGTGCCCTTCTACGTAGCCCTGCCCGCCTCCACCATCGACTGGACCATCGACGACGGCGTGGCCGAGATTCCGATCGAAGCGCGCGATGCCCGGGAGGTGACCCATATCCAGGGGCGCACCGCTGCCGGTGAGCTCGCTGTGGTGCAGCTCACGCCCGATGGCAGCGAAGGCTTCAATCCCGCCTTTGATGTGACCCCGGCCCGCCTGGTGACGGCGCTGA